The following proteins come from a genomic window of Thiothrix unzii:
- a CDS encoding TatD family hydrolase, with amino-acid sequence MSKKREIPVFAHPLIETHCHLDYLEGERLEAALQAAHAARVERIITIAVSPDNLDKVMALAQQYPQVWGTQGIHPHDANDYSDTVDAQIRVNALHEKILAIGEIGLDYHYDYSDRAKQRDAFERQLQIAVDLALPIVVHTRESDDDMEAILRNFVGQMPKRGVIHSFTSGQALAEYCLGEGFCLGFNGISTFKAADNVREIIAITPVEQILFETDAPYLTPIPYRGHKNEPKYLPFIAEHVALVKNVPLETLLPQVWKNSVDLFFAGA; translated from the coding sequence ATGTCCAAAAAACGTGAAATTCCCGTCTTTGCGCACCCCCTGATTGAAACCCACTGCCACTTGGACTACCTCGAAGGTGAGCGACTGGAAGCCGCATTACAAGCCGCGCACGCCGCACGGGTTGAGCGGATTATCACCATCGCGGTTTCCCCCGATAATCTCGACAAAGTGATGGCACTGGCACAGCAGTACCCACAAGTATGGGGCACACAAGGCATTCACCCGCACGATGCCAACGATTACAGCGACACAGTGGATGCGCAAATCCGCGTCAATGCCTTGCATGAAAAAATCCTCGCGATTGGTGAAATCGGGTTGGATTACCACTACGACTATTCGGATCGGGCGAAACAGCGCGACGCTTTCGAGCGACAGTTACAAATTGCGGTTGATCTGGCATTGCCGATTGTGGTGCATACCCGCGAATCCGACGACGATATGGAAGCGATTTTACGCAACTTCGTCGGGCAAATGCCCAAACGCGGGGTAATTCACAGCTTCACTTCCGGGCAAGCATTGGCGGAATATTGCCTTGGGGAAGGTTTCTGTCTAGGCTTTAACGGCATTAGCACCTTTAAAGCAGCGGACAATGTGCGCGAAATTATTGCGATAACCCCGGTTGAACAGATTTTGTTTGAAACCGACGCGCCGTATTTGACCCCAATTCCCTACCGTGGGCATAAAAACGAGCCGAAATACCTGCCGTTTATTGCCGAACACGTCGCCTTGGTGAAAAACGTGCCGCTGGAAACACTACTACCGCAAGTGTGGAAAAACAGCGTGGACTTATTTTTTGCAGGCGCGTAA
- a CDS encoding Uma2 family endonuclease: MAALAEQLGISPEDYLSGERDAPFRHEYVHGQVYAMAGAADGHVRVSINAVLILKNHLRGSGCSVYMADMKVRVKQDTAFFYPDVMVTCDPADLQRNHFKQSPCLVIEVLSPSTEAYDRGNKFALYRELESLQEYVLIDPRTYQVDVFRRNVHGRWELFAFSGETATVVFASVGCECAMRDLYEDVNFALEAE, translated from the coding sequence ATGGCAGCACTAGCAGAACAATTAGGCATCAGCCCGGAAGATTATCTCAGCGGCGAACGTGATGCACCGTTCCGCCACGAATACGTGCATGGGCAAGTTTATGCGATGGCGGGTGCAGCAGATGGTCATGTGCGCGTCAGCATCAATGCCGTATTGATATTGAAAAATCACCTGCGTGGTTCGGGTTGCAGCGTTTACATGGCAGATATGAAAGTGCGGGTTAAGCAAGACACCGCGTTCTTCTACCCCGACGTGATGGTGACGTGCGACCCAGCCGATTTACAGCGTAATCATTTCAAACAATCGCCTTGTTTAGTGATCGAAGTGTTGTCACCCAGTACTGAAGCTTATGACCGTGGCAACAAATTTGCACTTTACCGCGAGTTAGAAAGCTTGCAGGAATACGTGTTGATTGACCCGCGCACCTATCAAGTGGATGTGTTTCGGCGCAATGTACACGGGCGTTGGGAGTTGTTTGCCTTTAGCGGTGAAACCGCCACCGTAGTATTTGCCAGTGTCGGTTGTGAGTGTGCGATGCGTGACTTGTACGAAGATGTGAATTTCGCACTAGAGGCAGAATAG
- the gshA gene encoding glutamate--cysteine ligase, translated as MYRLLEQRLREIDTHRLHPYLRNARTGLEKESLRVNDSGRLSQRDHPTIFGSALTHPWITTDYAESLLELITPPQARAHHALDFLLNIETFVYQQLDNELLWTTSMPCVLAGEADIRIAEYGTSNAGRMKHVYRQGLAWRYGKAMQVIAGIHFNYSIDEAFWQPWQALQGDTRELRQFRDDAYMGMVRNLQRYGWLIIYLFGTSPAICKSFLAGRAAPPGMETFNEHSLYEPFGTSLRMGNIGYTNSKENKTGVKVSYDSLDTYVASLRRAIATPCPHYADIGVNVAGEYRQLNANILQIENEYYSTVRPKQPLNRFEKPTDALEQRGIAYVELRSVDVNAFHPAGITRKQLAFLEIFMHFCLLQDSPAISDAEFNAINSNQMLTAHRGRDPQVMLDCQGKALPLLEYANDLLQAMRPVAELLDTVHGEQSYSACLDKQLQLAAQPDSTPSARMLEEMQQNHESFFDFAQRKSLEHRDYFLQRSLEPTIKQSFEDMARDSLQQQYTLEQAEQLPFAQFLEAYFSGDFHANKN; from the coding sequence GTGTACCGTTTGTTGGAACAACGCCTGCGTGAAATTGACACCCACCGCCTGCACCCTTACCTGCGCAACGCCCGCACCGGTTTGGAAAAAGAAAGCTTGCGCGTCAATGACAGTGGGCGACTGTCGCAACGTGATCACCCCACGATCTTCGGTTCCGCCCTCACCCACCCGTGGATTACCACCGATTACGCCGAATCGCTGCTGGAATTAATCACCCCGCCGCAAGCTCGTGCCCATCACGCGCTGGATTTCCTGCTCAATATTGAAACCTTTGTCTATCAGCAGCTCGATAATGAATTGCTGTGGACAACCAGTATGCCGTGCGTATTAGCCGGTGAAGCTGACATTCGCATTGCCGAATACGGTACTTCCAACGCAGGGCGGATGAAACACGTTTACCGCCAAGGGCTGGCTTGGCGTTACGGCAAAGCCATGCAAGTGATTGCGGGGATTCACTTTAACTACTCGATTGACGAAGCGTTTTGGCAACCTTGGCAAGCCTTACAAGGCGATACCCGCGAATTACGCCAATTCCGTGACGACGCTTATATGGGGATGGTGCGTAACTTACAACGTTACGGCTGGTTGATTATTTACCTGTTCGGCACATCGCCCGCCATCTGTAAAAGCTTTTTAGCCGGTCGCGCCGCGCCGCCGGGGATGGAAACCTTTAATGAGCACAGTTTGTACGAACCGTTCGGCACATCTTTGCGCATGGGTAACATTGGCTACACCAACAGCAAGGAAAACAAAACCGGCGTAAAAGTAAGCTACGATAGCCTTGATACTTACGTTGCCAGCTTGCGACGTGCGATTGCCACGCCCTGCCCGCATTACGCCGACATTGGGGTAAACGTCGCAGGTGAATACCGCCAATTGAACGCCAATATTCTGCAAATTGAAAACGAATACTACAGCACCGTGCGCCCCAAGCAGCCGCTCAATCGTTTCGAGAAACCCACCGACGCGCTGGAACAACGCGGCATTGCTTACGTGGAATTGCGCTCTGTTGATGTTAACGCTTTTCACCCGGCTGGCATTACCCGCAAACAACTGGCGTTTTTAGAAATCTTCATGCACTTTTGCTTGTTGCAAGACAGCCCTGCAATCTCCGATGCGGAATTTAACGCTATCAATAGCAATCAAATGTTAACCGCGCACCGGGGACGTGACCCACAAGTGATGCTGGATTGCCAAGGTAAAGCATTGCCACTGCTCGAATACGCCAACGATTTATTGCAAGCCATGCGCCCGGTAGCGGAATTGCTGGATACCGTTCACGGCGAACAATCCTACAGCGCGTGCCTCGATAAGCAATTACAGTTAGCCGCACAACCCGATAGCACGCCTTCCGCACGGATGCTGGAAGAAATGCAGCAAAATCACGAAAGCTTTTTTGATTTCGCCCAGCGTAAATCTTTGGAACATCGGGATTATTTTCTCCAACGCAGTTTAGAACCCACGATTAAACAAAGTTTTGAAGACATGGCGCGAGATTCACTCCAGCAACAATACACTCTGGAACAAGCGGAACAACTACCGTTCGCACAGTTCCTTGAAGCTTATTTTTCTGGCGATTTTCACGCCAATAAAAATTAA
- a CDS encoding putative RNA methyltransferase — MNPILWRCPLCHDPLNQTGRTFTCANRHSFDQAKEGYVNLLLVNRKHSTDPGDNKAMLESRRQFLQQGFYAPLAAALSTTIREHFPDPAQALTLLDAGCGEGYYLNQLAQILGANVQYYGTDISRAAMRMAAKQYPVMQFAVASSFAVPLPDASVDVLVRVFAPASEAEITRVLKPGGLYLWAYPAAQHLFELRQLIYDAPQPHSVEVLPPLEGMQQCPALAVNYRATLPDQASISALLHMTPYYWSASAEKQAHCQQLPQLDLTVDFAVTVMKKESL, encoded by the coding sequence ATGAACCCAATCCTCTGGCGTTGCCCCCTATGTCACGACCCGCTTAACCAAACAGGGCGCACCTTTACCTGCGCCAACCGCCACAGTTTTGATCAAGCAAAAGAAGGTTACGTGAATCTGTTGCTGGTTAACCGCAAGCATTCCACCGACCCTGGCGACAATAAAGCGATGTTGGAAAGCCGTCGGCAATTCCTGCAACAAGGCTTTTACGCACCACTGGCGGCGGCGTTGAGTACAACGATTCGTGAGCATTTTCCTGACCCGGCACAGGCATTAACGCTGTTGGATGCCGGTTGCGGGGAAGGTTATTACCTCAACCAATTGGCGCAAATCCTCGGCGCAAACGTGCAATATTACGGCACGGATATTTCTCGTGCGGCGATGCGGATGGCAGCAAAGCAATACCCGGTGATGCAATTTGCAGTAGCATCGAGCTTTGCTGTGCCGTTGCCGGATGCTTCGGTGGATGTATTGGTGCGGGTGTTTGCGCCTGCGTCAGAGGCAGAAATTACCCGCGTGTTAAAACCGGGCGGCCTGTATTTGTGGGCATATCCGGCGGCACAGCATTTGTTCGAGCTGCGCCAGTTGATTTATGATGCGCCGCAGCCGCACAGCGTTGAAGTGTTACCGCCACTGGAGGGAATGCAGCAATGCCCCGCGCTGGCAGTCAACTACCGTGCCACGTTGCCGGATCAGGCGAGTATTAGCGCGTTGTTGCACATGACCCCGTATTACTGGTCAGCCAGTGCGGAAAAACAAGCGCATTGCCAACAATTACCCCAGTTGGATTTAACCGTGGATTTTGCGGTGACTGTGATGAAAAAAGAGAGCCTGTAA
- a CDS encoding accessory factor UbiK family protein, with product MQNFGNLDDLAKKLSALLPEPVRHMQEDVEKNMRGLLEGGLQKMNLVTREEFDIQSAVLLRTREKLEALEKRLAVIENSQ from the coding sequence ATGCAAAACTTTGGCAACCTTGATGATTTAGCAAAAAAACTTTCCGCGCTCCTGCCTGAACCCGTGCGCCACATGCAAGAAGACGTGGAAAAAAATATGCGTGGTTTGCTCGAAGGCGGTTTGCAAAAAATGAATCTGGTGACACGCGAAGAGTTTGATATTCAATCAGCAGTGTTACTGCGCACTCGCGAAAAGCTCGAAGCGCTGGAAAAACGATTGGCTGTAATCGAAAACTCACAATAG
- a CDS encoding YggT family protein — MSALQNVGIFLVDTLFSLYIGAVLLRLLLALARANFYNPLSQFLVKITNPVLVPMRRMIPAMGKVDTAAVVLAVGLTVIKVLLLLGLKGGGADLFGIVVFSVLEVIRTVIHIYIFALVVQAVLSWVGNTYGNPLADLLNSLTEPLLRRIRGFVPVIGMVDLAPMVAILLLYVVLIIFQSYGL; from the coding sequence ATGAGTGCTTTGCAAAATGTCGGTATTTTTTTGGTAGACACGTTGTTTTCGTTGTACATCGGCGCGGTATTGCTGCGTTTATTGTTAGCGTTAGCACGAGCTAATTTTTACAACCCGTTATCGCAGTTTTTGGTGAAAATTACCAATCCGGTATTGGTTCCGATGCGGCGGATGATTCCGGCAATGGGTAAGGTCGACACTGCTGCGGTGGTGTTAGCAGTGGGTTTGACGGTAATTAAAGTCTTGTTGCTATTAGGTTTAAAAGGTGGCGGCGCGGATTTATTCGGGATTGTGGTGTTCTCGGTGCTGGAAGTGATTCGTACCGTTATTCATATCTACATTTTTGCGTTGGTGGTGCAGGCAGTGCTGAGTTGGGTGGGAAATACTTACGGGAATCCGCTGGCAGACTTGCTGAATAGTTTGACTGAACCGTTATTGCGCCGGATTCGCGGTTTTGTGCCGGTAATCGGCATGGTGGATCTTGCACCGATGGTGGCGATTTTGTTGCTGTACGTGGTGCTGATTATATTCCAGTCTTACGGTTTATAG
- the lysA gene encoding diaminopimelate decarboxylase, producing the protein MDHFEYRNGQLHAENVAIADIARAHGTPCYVYSRATLERHWHAFNDAFGAQPHLVCYAVKANSNIAILNLFARLGSGFDIVSAGELERVLRAGGDPGKVVFSGVGKKSAEIRKALEVGIRCFNVESEAELDRINAVAGDMGKIAPISLRVNPDVDAQTHPYISTGLKENKFGVEISRAEEIYLKAAAMPHLNVVGIDCHIGSQLLTLSPFMDALQRVLALAERLAAQGINVHHLDIGGGLGVRYREGQEAPSPADYMAQLFTDERLRQYEIFVEPGRAIAANAGILVTEVEFLKLAEYKNFAVVDAAMNDLIRPALYSAWQEIIPVIPREGETATYDIVGPVCETGDFLGKERDLNIQAGDLLAVRSSGAYGFTMASNYNTRPRAAEVMVDGDTVYVVRLRETLDDLLRGESVLPA; encoded by the coding sequence ATGGATCATTTTGAATACCGCAACGGGCAACTTCACGCCGAAAACGTCGCCATCGCCGACATTGCCCGCGCCCACGGCACGCCGTGCTACGTTTATTCCCGCGCCACGCTGGAACGCCACTGGCACGCTTTCAACGATGCCTTCGGCGCACAGCCACATCTAGTGTGTTACGCGGTCAAAGCCAACTCGAATATCGCCATTCTCAACCTATTTGCACGTTTGGGTTCGGGCTTTGACATCGTGTCAGCGGGGGAATTGGAGCGGGTATTACGTGCGGGCGGCGACCCCGGCAAGGTGGTATTTTCCGGCGTTGGCAAAAAATCCGCAGAAATCCGTAAAGCGTTGGAAGTCGGTATCCGCTGTTTCAACGTCGAATCCGAAGCCGAGCTTGACCGCATCAACGCGGTAGCGGGCGACATGGGCAAAATCGCGCCGATTTCCTTGCGCGTCAACCCCGACGTGGATGCACAAACCCACCCCTACATTTCCACCGGCCTGAAAGAAAATAAATTCGGCGTTGAAATCAGCCGCGCCGAAGAAATTTACCTGAAAGCTGCTGCGATGCCACACCTGAATGTGGTTGGGATTGACTGCCACATCGGTTCGCAATTGCTGACACTTTCACCTTTCATGGACGCGCTGCAACGGGTGCTGGCACTGGCGGAACGCCTCGCCGCACAAGGCATTAACGTGCATCACCTCGACATCGGCGGCGGCTTGGGCGTGCGTTACCGCGAAGGTCAAGAAGCCCCCAGTCCAGCGGATTACATGGCACAACTGTTCACCGACGAACGCCTGCGCCAATACGAAATTTTCGTCGAACCGGGTCGGGCGATTGCTGCCAACGCCGGGATTTTGGTGACAGAAGTCGAATTTCTGAAACTCGCGGAATACAAAAACTTCGCCGTCGTCGATGCGGCGATGAACGACCTGATCCGCCCTGCTCTGTATAGTGCTTGGCAGGAAATCATCCCCGTGATACCGCGTGAAGGCGAAACTGCCACCTACGACATCGTAGGGCCAGTGTGCGAAACAGGCGACTTCTTGGGCAAAGAACGTGACTTAAACATCCAAGCGGGCGACTTACTGGCAGTACGTTCGTCCGGTGCGTATGGTTTCACGATGGCTTCTAACTACAACACCCGTCCGCGTGCTGCGGAAGTGATGGTGGATGGCGATACGGTGTATGTGGTACGCCTGCGCGAAACGCTGGATGATCTGTTACGTGGGGAAAGTGTGCTACCCGCATGA
- a CDS encoding DOMON-like domain-containing protein: MIWELALQSHPATPCPAIHTLNVTVERLADGSLRLHYTLRGDLAQVRIPAPQPPVFTDDLWQHTCFEAFVAVQGETAYREFNFSPSSQWAAYAFSDYRQPVESPLLLAPFPPCGGRAGDGGECSEQDSQSTYQLDATIPSTALPAAAPLQLALTAVIELTDGSKSYWALKHPGERPDFHHRDGFTHEIWS; the protein is encoded by the coding sequence ATGATCTGGGAACTCGCGTTACAGTCGCACCCTGCCACACCCTGCCCCGCTATCCACACCTTAAATGTCACGGTGGAACGGCTGGCAGATGGCAGCTTACGCCTGCACTACACATTACGCGGCGACCTCGCGCAAGTACGCATCCCCGCACCACAACCGCCCGTTTTTACTGACGACTTGTGGCAACACACCTGTTTCGAGGCATTCGTCGCCGTCCAAGGTGAAACCGCCTACCGCGAGTTCAACTTTTCCCCATCCAGCCAATGGGCAGCCTACGCCTTCAGCGACTACCGCCAGCCAGTTGAATCACCTCTCCTTCTTGCCCCCTTCCCCCCCTGCGGGGGAAGGGCTGGGGATGGGGGGGAATGTTCGGAGCAAGATAGCCAATCCACCTATCAACTGGATGCCACCATCCCATCCACTGCCCTGCCCGCCGCCGCGCCGCTACAACTCGCTCTCACCGCTGTCATCGAACTCACCGACGGCAGCAAATCCTACTGGGCGTTAAAACACCCCGGCGAACGCCCCGACTTCCATCACCGTGACGGATTTACCCATGAAATTTGGTCTTGA
- a CDS encoding DUF167 family protein — MADFYRWEGEVLHLFVRVQPKASSDAFAEIQEERIKVRITAPPVDGKANEHLVKFIAKACGVAKSQVEIKSGETGRNKHICVSTPKRLPAGVVK, encoded by the coding sequence GTGGCGGATTTTTACCGCTGGGAAGGCGAAGTGTTGCACCTGTTTGTGCGGGTGCAGCCGAAAGCCAGCAGTGATGCGTTTGCGGAAATTCAGGAAGAGCGGATCAAGGTAAGAATTACAGCACCCCCGGTTGACGGGAAAGCCAATGAGCATTTAGTGAAGTTTATTGCTAAAGCGTGCGGAGTAGCGAAATCACAAGTAGAGATCAAAAGTGGCGAAACAGGTCGCAATAAGCATATTTGTGTGAGCACGCCGAAGCGTTTACCAGCAGGTGTGGTGAAATAG
- a CDS encoding exo-beta-N-acetylmuramidase NamZ family protein, with protein sequence MKFGLDRLLEDVTLRTPLIGKRVALLAHPASVTPDLTHALDALAAMPEITLTAAFGPQHGIKGDKQDNMMESPDFIDPQHGIPIFSLYGEVRRPTDAMMATFDVLLVDLQDLGCRIYTFITTLRYVLEAAAQHGKAVWVLDRPNPAGRPVEGLTLRDGWESFVGAGAMPMRHGMTMGELGLWFIHELKLDLDYRVIEMQGWQPDAAPGYGWHIGEREWINPSPNAPNLSMARCYAGTVMLEGATLSEGRGTTRPLELFGAPDLDARAIINTMQTLAPHWLKGCLLRECWFEPTFHKHAGKLCAGVQIHVEAPHYDHAAFQPWRVQALAFKAIRQLYPDYDLWRDFPYEYAFGKLPIDVINGSPLLREWVDNPQATPGDLDALTLPDEQAWAITRAPFLLY encoded by the coding sequence ATGAAATTTGGTCTTGATCGCCTCCTCGAAGACGTAACCCTGCGCACCCCGTTAATCGGCAAGCGCGTGGCATTGCTGGCACACCCCGCGTCGGTCACGCCCGACCTGACGCACGCACTCGACGCACTCGCTGCCATGCCAGAAATTACCCTGACTGCTGCGTTTGGCCCGCAACATGGCATCAAAGGCGACAAGCAAGACAATATGATGGAATCGCCCGATTTCATTGACCCGCAACATGGCATCCCGATTTTCAGTTTATACGGGGAAGTGCGCCGCCCTACCGACGCGATGATGGCGACATTCGATGTGCTGCTGGTGGATTTGCAGGATTTGGGTTGCCGCATTTACACCTTTATTACCACCTTGCGCTACGTGTTGGAAGCGGCGGCGCAACACGGTAAAGCGGTGTGGGTACTCGACCGCCCCAATCCGGCAGGTCGTCCGGTGGAAGGTTTAACCTTGCGTGACGGTTGGGAAAGTTTCGTCGGTGCGGGTGCAATGCCGATGCGCCACGGCATGACAATGGGGGAACTGGGTTTATGGTTTATCCACGAACTCAAGTTGGATCTGGATTACCGCGTAATTGAAATGCAAGGCTGGCAACCGGATGCCGCCCCCGGTTACGGCTGGCACATCGGTGAGCGCGAATGGATTAACCCCAGCCCCAATGCCCCCAACCTGTCGATGGCACGTTGCTACGCCGGCACGGTCATGCTGGAAGGCGCAACCCTATCCGAAGGGCGCGGCACAACCCGTCCGCTGGAGCTGTTCGGCGCACCCGATCTTGATGCGCGCGCCATCATTAACACCATGCAAACCCTTGCGCCGCACTGGTTAAAAGGTTGTTTATTGCGCGAATGCTGGTTCGAGCCAACCTTCCACAAGCACGCGGGTAAGTTGTGTGCAGGTGTGCAAATCCATGTCGAAGCTCCACATTACGACCACGCCGCCTTCCAACCTTGGCGAGTGCAAGCATTGGCGTTCAAAGCCATTCGTCAGCTTTACCCCGATTACGACCTATGGCGCGACTTCCCGTATGAATACGCTTTCGGGAAACTGCCCATCGACGTGATTAACGGCTCGCCACTGTTGCGCGAATGGGTGGATAATCCGCAAGCCACCCCCGGCGATTTGGACGCACTGACCTTGCCCGACGAACAAGCGTGGGCAATAACCCGCGCACCCTTTTTGTTGTATTGA
- a CDS encoding RNA recognition motif domain-containing protein, which translates to MNIYVGNLPYKITDTDMRELFAAYGEVSSVSMVKDKMTGQSKGFGFVEMPNDAEAAAAIQGLNEKAVQGRNIKVNEAKPREDRPRTGGGDRGGFRPRSNDGGGYGGGYGGGRDGGGFGGGRGGDRGGDRGGDRGGDRGGDRGGDRGGDRGGFRKREF; encoded by the coding sequence GTGAATATCTACGTTGGCAACCTGCCCTACAAAATCACCGATACTGACATGCGCGAACTGTTCGCAGCTTATGGCGAAGTATCAAGCGTTAGCATGGTTAAGGATAAAATGACAGGGCAATCTAAAGGCTTTGGCTTTGTCGAAATGCCTAATGATGCTGAAGCTGCTGCTGCCATTCAGGGGTTGAATGAAAAAGCGGTTCAAGGCCGCAACATTAAAGTTAACGAAGCAAAACCACGCGAAGATCGCCCACGCACAGGTGGCGGTGATCGCGGCGGCTTCCGTCCACGCAGCAATGATGGCGGTGGTTACGGCGGCGGTTACGGCGGTGGTCGTGACGGCGGCGGCTTCGGTGGCGGTCGCGGTGGTGATCGTGGCGGCGACCGTGGTGGTGATCGCGGCGGCGACCGTGGTGGTGATCGCGGCGGCGATCGCGGCGGCGATCGCGGTGGTTTCCGCAAGCGCGAATTCTAA
- the lptM gene encoding LPS translocon maturation chaperone LptM, whose translation MQKWLGLAIVLALLAGCGNKGPLYLPDDARAKQEQAK comes from the coding sequence ATGCAAAAATGGCTGGGATTGGCTATCGTACTCGCTTTGCTGGCAGGCTGTGGCAACAAAGGCCCGCTGTACTTGCCAGATGACGCTCGCGCAAAACAGGAACAGGCAAAATAA
- the proC gene encoding pyrroline-5-carboxylate reductase: METPKLAQKPTTITFIGAGNMARSLIVGLLQDQANVSLRVADPDQRQLDAIRQHWPTVFTSTDNSEAMQGADVVVLAVKPQVMGEVVKTLAEQAQRSRPLIISVAAGIREQALNAWLGGNMPIVRCMPNTPALVQAGATGLYANPQVSELQRSTAESILRAVGITLWFADEGKLDAVTAVSGSGPAYFFLVMEAMQAAAEQLGIRAEDAHLLVVQTAFGAAKLALESQDPPAELRRKVTSKGGTTEAALHVLNDGELTALFGKALQAAEKRSCELAAANS; encoded by the coding sequence ATGGAAACACCAAAATTGGCACAAAAGCCGACCACAATTACGTTCATCGGTGCGGGCAATATGGCGCGTAGTTTGATTGTTGGGTTGTTGCAAGATCAAGCGAATGTCAGCTTGCGCGTGGCTGACCCTGATCAGCGTCAACTGGATGCGATTCGCCAGCACTGGCCTACGGTTTTTACCAGCACCGACAATAGCGAAGCCATGCAGGGCGCAGACGTGGTGGTATTAGCAGTGAAACCGCAGGTGATGGGGGAGGTTGTAAAAACCTTGGCAGAGCAAGCGCAGCGCAGTCGCCCGTTGATTATTTCTGTCGCGGCGGGGATTCGTGAGCAAGCCCTGAATGCTTGGTTGGGCGGTAATATGCCGATTGTGCGTTGTATGCCGAATACGCCCGCCTTGGTGCAAGCCGGAGCCACGGGTTTATACGCGAATCCGCAAGTATCTGAATTACAACGCAGTACCGCTGAAAGTATTTTACGTGCAGTAGGAATTACCTTGTGGTTTGCGGATGAAGGTAAGCTGGATGCGGTGACGGCAGTTTCAGGCAGTGGCCCCGCGTACTTTTTCCTCGTGATGGAGGCGATGCAAGCGGCGGCTGAACAGTTGGGTATCCGTGCAGAAGATGCACATTTGCTGGTGGTGCAAACCGCGTTTGGTGCTGCCAAATTGGCATTGGAAAGCCAAGACCCGCCTGCGGAATTACGCCGCAAAGTGACTTCCAAAGGTGGTACGACTGAAGCCGCGCTGCACGTGTTAAACGATGGCGAGTTAACGGCGTTGTTTGGTAAGGCGTTGCAAGCGGCTGAAAAGCGTTCTTGTGAACTAGCAGCGGCGAATAGCTAA
- a CDS encoding DUF3301 domain-containing protein, translating into MENLLLIAILGAGVWFWIDSMNARERAIAAATRACQSINVQLLDQTVSLESLKPARNNAGHLVWRRTYGFEYSIQGVERRSGRAILRGRVLEQVQLDSDSGTTIEQHE; encoded by the coding sequence ATGGAAAATTTGCTGTTAATTGCCATACTCGGCGCGGGCGTGTGGTTCTGGATCGACTCAATGAACGCCCGCGAACGCGCCATCGCAGCGGCAACACGCGCCTGCCAGTCCATCAATGTGCAACTGCTGGATCAAACGGTTTCGCTGGAAAGCCTAAAACCGGCACGAAATAATGCTGGGCACTTAGTGTGGCGACGCACTTACGGATTTGAATACAGCATACAAGGTGTGGAACGCCGGAGCGGACGGGCGATTTTGCGTGGGCGTGTGCTGGAACAAGTGCAGTTGGATAGCGACAGTGGCACAACGATTGAGCAGCATGAATAA